In Uranotaenia lowii strain MFRU-FL chromosome 2, ASM2978415v1, whole genome shotgun sequence, one genomic interval encodes:
- the LOC129742195 gene encoding general vesicular transport factor p115-like, translated as MAEAVSAQLKVNLEQAQTTNSQLSDQNILLKAQLQAASDLQKNTQQSPFHVLSAQGETPHHQAAMESLQNQLSAVTFQQQEQQSKTIYLEAENRRLLDELDGFRSRVSEAEKSATESRSDLDKLRRDQEDLMELLTDQETKIGSYRQLLKQLGHKLDDDSDEDEEEKAENGET; from the exons ATGGCTGAAGCTGTTTCCGCACAGTTGAAG GTGAATCTGGAACAAGCACAGACAACCAACTCCCAACTGTCGGACCAGAACATATTGCTCAAAGCTCAACTTCAGGCGGCATCTGATTTGCAGAAAAACACACAACAATCGCCATTCCACGTCCTTTCTGCGCAGGGTGAAACTCCTCACCATCAGGCAGCGATGGAAAGCCTCCAGAATCAACTGTCTGCTGTTACGTTCCAACAGCAGGAACAACAGTCCAAAACAATCTATTTGGAAGCCGAAAACCGGCGTTTGCTCGATGAGCTAGATGGCTTCCGATCGAGGGTTAGCGAAGCGGAGAAATCTGCTACCGAAAGTCGTAGTGATTTGGACAAACTTCGTCGAGACCAGGAAGATCTGATGGAGTTGCTGACGGATCAGGAAACTAAGATAGGATCTTATCGGCAGTTGCTAAAACAACTGGGTCACAAGTTGGATGATGATAGTGACGAAGATGAGGAAGAAAAAGCTGAAAACGGAGAAACTTGA